A section of the Camelus dromedarius isolate mCamDro1 chromosome 14, mCamDro1.pat, whole genome shotgun sequence genome encodes:
- the CTNNBIP1 gene encoding beta-catenin-interacting protein 1, with amino-acid sequence MNREGAPGKSPEEMYIQQKVRVLLMLRKMGSNLTASEEEFLRTYAGVVNSQLSQLPQHSIDQGAEDVVMAFSRSETEDRRQ; translated from the exons ATGAACCGCGAGGGGGCGCCCGGGAAGAGTCCGGAGGAGATGTACATTCAGCAGAAGGTCCGAGTGCTGCTCATGCTGAGGAAGATGGGCTCCAAC CTGACGGCCAGCGAGGAGGAGTTCCTGCGCACCTACGCGGGGGTGGTCAACAGCCAGCTCAGCCAGCTGCCCCAGCACTCCATCGACCAGG GTGCAGAGGATGTGGTGATGGCATTTTCCAGGTCGGAGACGGAGGACCGGAGGCAGTAG